A single Lactuca sativa cultivar Salinas chromosome 8, Lsat_Salinas_v11, whole genome shotgun sequence DNA region contains:
- the LOC122195355 gene encoding cytochrome P450 71D7-like: MAINDTEHREEEEAAADDEDTGDQVAPIVRLEAIEVINGEENKDAILDLEPRTKRKPNMELWITLSTVVKIPNGVANAEGKTGHAKRCRWNKTWCDRDINMFLYKKYKVSMIPHEVLRLYSPAVRRMTHKETKLGDIKLPDGTFHQLQIMLMHHDRDIWGDDVSEFKPERFSEGVSKVTKGQTSYLPFGGGPRIFVGLNFALLEAKMALVMIPQHFCFDLSPSFTCSTYHCQSSTSVWGSFDFA; the protein is encoded by the exons ATGGCTATCAATGATACCGAACACAGAGAGGAGGAGGAAGCCGCTGCTGACGACGAAGACACCGGGGATCAGGTTGCTCCGATCGTCAGGCTTGAAGCAATCGAGGTCATTAACGGTGAAGAAAACAAGGATGCAATACTTGATCT GGAGCCAAGAACG AAACGAAAGCCAAATATGGAATTATGGATCACATTATCCACCG TTGTAAAAATACCAAATGGAGTAGCAAATGCTGAAGGGAAGACAGGACATGCAAAAAGATGTAGATGGAACAAAACATGGTGTGATAG Ggatataaacatgtttttatacaaaaaatataag GTTAGCATGATTCCGCATGAGGTTCTTAGACTATACTCACCGGCAGTAAGACGAATGACACATAAGGAAACCAAATTAGGGGACATAAAATTACCAGATGGAACTTTCCACCAATTGCAGATTATGCTTATGCACCATGATCGTGATATATGGGGTGATGATGTGAGCGAGTTCAAGCCTGAAAGATTTTCTGAAGGTGTCTCGAAGGTGACCAAGGGACAAACATCATATCTCCCTTTTGGTGGTGGTCCACGTATATTTGTTGGACTGAATTTTGCCTTGTTAGAAGCCAAAATGGCACTTGTCATGATTCCGCAACATTTTTGCTTTGATCTCTCTCCATCATTCACATGCTCCACATACCATTGTCAATCTTCTACCTCAGTTTGGGGCTCATTTGATTTTGCGTAA